The genomic window GCTGCTCAACAGCGTCAAGGGCGCGACCGGCGAGCTGGGCAAGGCCAAGGGCGGCGTACCGGCCGGGCTCCTCGGCGGCCTTCCCCTGGGCTCCTGAGCGACGCCCCTGCCGGTGCTCCTGTCGGTGTTCCTGGGCGGCGCTCGTGCTCGGCGCCCAGGAACGGCGGCCGTCCGGCGGCCCGCCGTGCCGGACCGTACACGCGAGCGAGCGCGACACCTTAGGGGTAATCGGCGGCGGAGCTCCCCCGGGCAGGTGACACGGACGCCCGGAGGATCCCGGTACGTCGCTAAGGTCCCCCGGGTGACCACAACCTCCGGCGCTGTACGCGCCTACCACCCGGCCCAGTTGGGCACCCTCGCCGTCATCGCCTGGAGCGGCGAACACCCGGACGACGAGCGTGACATGCCCTTCCTGCTGGCCTACTCCCTCGGGGACGGCTCCGGCGGACCAGAGGCCGTGGAGCCGGCCGCCAGGCAGCTGCTCGGCCAGGCCGGACTGCGCGTCGGTACCGAGTACGTGGACGCCGTCCGGGCGGACGCCCTGCCCATCACCCTCCTCGTCGAGGCCGGGCAAGCGGTGCTGACGATGCCTCACCTGAGCGCCCAGTGCACGGTGCCGCCGGAGTGGCTGACCGCGGTCGGGGAGCGGGGGCACGTCTACTTCCTCTTCGCCACCCGCCCCTGGCCGCAGGCGACGCCCGGGGTGCCGGTCACGGACGAGATGCTGCGGGACTTCGTGGGCGACGAGGAGATGCTGTCGACGGCGGCGCACTGTCTGCTGCCGGTGCGTCAGCTGCGGTGAGGGGCCGGAGCCGTCGCCGAGGGCTCCGTACGGCGGCCCGGCACGGCAAAGGGCCCGGCGGGCGGCTGGTGAACCGCCTGCCGGGCCATGGGTATGCCTGACGGATCAGAGGCGAATCTGCTGGGGCTCGCTCGCCGGGCAGGCGGCCGCGGGACGTACGGCCGGCCTGGGGCCCCCGGCGAGCCGGCGTCTTATGTGGCGAAGCGTCAGCTTCATGATCGAGCTCCTCGGCATAGAGGCAGGGACACCCGCGACGCTAATCCGAATCTGACGATCCGTCGCGTCGGGAGAGGCCGTGATTACTGCGTGCGCGCATCGGCCCAGGTGACACCCGGAGAGGACAGAGGTATGGGGACACACGGCAGGACACCCGCCAGGACGCTCGTCAGGCCACCTGTGAGGACACCCGGCGGGGCACGGGTCCCGCGCCCCGCGAAGGCGCCGGACGACGCACCGTCAGATTCGGCCGGCGCCCGTCCCGGTCTCGCCTGGCTGATGGTCGTCACGGGCGCGGCGGGACTGCTCGCCTCGTGGGTCATCACGATCGACAAGTTCGCGCTGCTCGAGGACCCGGACTTCACGCCGGGGTGCAGCCTCAATCCCGTGGTCTCCTGCGGCAGCGTCA from Streptomyces sp. FIT100 includes these protein-coding regions:
- a CDS encoding DUF5949 family protein, with the translated sequence MTTTSGAVRAYHPAQLGTLAVIAWSGEHPDDERDMPFLLAYSLGDGSGGPEAVEPAARQLLGQAGLRVGTEYVDAVRADALPITLLVEAGQAVLTMPHLSAQCTVPPEWLTAVGERGHVYFLFATRPWPQATPGVPVTDEMLRDFVGDEEMLSTAAHCLLPVRQLR